A genomic stretch from Syntrophales bacterium includes:
- a CDS encoding DUF1902 domain-containing protein, with protein MLSKDINVEAFWDEEARVWVASSNDVPGLITESDTMEHLMQKLKILIPELLQANGLISGSDATDIPIHLLGKWQEVIKSQAQNG; from the coding sequence ATGTTAAGCAAAGATATCAACGTAGAAGCTTTTTGGGATGAAGAAGCCCGGGTCTGGGTGGCCTCCAGCAATGATGTTCCCGGGCTGATCACGGAGTCCGACACCATGGAGCATCTCATGCAAAAGCTGAAGATCCTGATTCCCGAATTGCTCCAGGCAAACGGTTTAATCAGCGGGTCGGATGCGACCGACATCCCCATTCATCTCCTCGGCAAATGGCAGGAAGTAATCAAATCTCAGGCGCAAAATGGCTGA
- a CDS encoding type II toxin-antitoxin system HicA family toxin produces MADYAPTVRKILSENDCYLERQGKGDHEIWYSPLTKLRFPVDGKIRSRHTANGVLKQAGLPKQFL; encoded by the coding sequence ATGGCTGACTACGCCCCGACCGTAAGAAAAATACTTTCCGAAAATGATTGCTATCTGGAACGTCAAGGCAAAGGCGACCACGAAATCTGGTACAGCCCGCTTACGAAGCTCCGTTTCCCTGTGGATGGAAAAATCAGGTCGCGCCACACCGCAAACGGCGTTCTCAAACAGGCCGGGTTACCGAAACAGTTTTTATGA